One window of Microcoleus vaginatus PCC 9802 genomic DNA carries:
- the apcB gene encoding allophycocyanin subunit beta, translating into MQDAITAVINSSDVQGKYLDISALDKLKNYFASGELRVRAATAISANAATIVKEAVAKSLLYSDVTRPGGNMYTTRRYAACIRDLDYYLRYATYAMLAGDPSILDERVLNGLKETYNSLGVPIGSTVQAIQAMKEVTAGLVGSDAGKEMGVYFDYICSGLS; encoded by the coding sequence ATGCAAGACGCAATTACCGCCGTTATCAATTCCTCTGACGTTCAAGGTAAGTACCTCGACATCAGCGCTCTAGACAAGCTCAAGAACTACTTTGCTTCTGGCGAACTGCGCGTCCGCGCCGCTACAGCCATCAGCGCCAATGCAGCCACAATTGTCAAAGAAGCAGTTGCTAAGTCTCTGTTGTACTCTGACGTAACTCGTCCCGGCGGCAATATGTACACCACTCGTCGTTATGCAGCTTGCATCCGCGACTTGGACTACTACCTCCGCTACGCCACCTACGCTATGTTGGCTGGCGACCCTTCCATCCTCGATGAGCGCGTGCTCAACGGTTTGAAAGAAACCTACAACTCCTTGGGCGTGCCCATCGGTTCTACCGTACAAGCAATCCAAGCAATGAAAGAAGTCACCGCTGGTTTGGTCGGTTCTGACGCTGGTAAAGAAATGGGCGTCTATTTCGACTACATCTGCTCTGGCTTGAGCTAA
- a CDS encoding methyltransferase domain-containing protein, whose protein sequence is MSDIHLLLEKLSEREIYLLKVMGEYPLRIDKGVWILSDIPEILVTHAPNYLRTKIFRDLRTLEEIGLTEKQNNEIHLNHLGKKLAEYVQERDQKLYEELKSKREAESNAMLELYKQGFSYQDIGTQYKISQNRVRQLLSNNRDFRNYLIEIEQKKEAESNAMLELYKQGFSYQHIGTQYKISKQRVGQILSKNRAFRDYLIEKKQKQQAEAETQEQAQKEKKRQEQLGKSLIVVYPERVAELWDYEKNGDLSPADVGTGTGSLSPWFKCPIDGHSWQKKPNDISTSWQRGSSGCPKCAGKKKKPEKQPTLIEEYSELISKYWDYEKNDRLGLNPSETTLSSNKRAWFKCPHDGNVWQSSIVSTVKQQWSKDNTGCRVCNGTAERKRGEWSRREPIALEFPDEIANYWFYKANDELKIDPMKLTTGSGKEAWFKCPIDGHEWVSSLSQIKSCWKKGNSGCPACRGFIATKTTSLISLYPDYVSQYWDYEKNNALGLSPDKVTKGSQKEIWFKCPIDGYEWKTRIGVITKSAWSRGNSGCARCFGWSLEAIRQFVASLEGYIPNLTQAELYKIFEQSGALGTQNAEGLKIVKDIIKGKLSGQKLRDLIQGKEVKTSGADSNSDDNLKADDELQVVDAANSSQTTQGFETSSDSSVQSEEPSELPRIKVQKSLEFLNSQIVASADKEAIDFFIASRRNRIWAEVFEDESAVESVEAFTEEGYGRQVRDQFLDEYTQAQNMQIPTGWGFRINGKITPPNLMQKLSAVRLRNQQRMLNLSLTGTGKTIGGILSSRIIDAHLTIIICPLDTIPNWHTEIKEVFPDSLVTTKKFNPHWIDIESGHHYIILNHEMFQQPSTPADIRQLLDRYQIDLIIVDEIHRCKHRNDDPSKRRQMVLALITNATEKNPNLHVLGMSATPVINNLKEGKSLVELVTGVERKDLGEKATLNNCMRLHQAFATVGIRSKVKPKIKINKFTIPVDCTHLVDKIREEGTSIIKMEQILTSARIPAILNELRPKTIVYTHYVEGIVDQLTAAIKGAGWTVGFHMGGDKSGRNDFINGSIDVLIASSAMATGVDGFQKVCDRLILNIPPWTSAELEQLEGRLNRQGQVHDTLTILMPVTYGLDDGEHWSWDEGRLARLQNKQTVADAAVDGVMPDGQLRTESQAFRDLRQWLERLKTGEQKPIVRPRIFVPLSDADPADVQRRNINYGDFSRMNARWNTSYSHTNYERLQNNPEEWMQYHTLYQEARKTWSVLPYQESIKWLQKRSGLVVGDFGCGEALISKALADKHTFHNYDFIAINDNVIECDVAQVPLEDSCLDVAMFNLSLMGLNSADYIREAARTLKLDGQLWIYEVTSHFKNLQEFLSLIERLGFRIIDSHENWKFWHIRAIKSE, encoded by the coding sequence ATGTCAGATATTCACCTCTTGTTAGAAAAACTGAGTGAGAGAGAGATTTACCTTCTTAAGGTAATGGGTGAGTATCCACTACGAATCGATAAGGGAGTATGGATACTGTCCGATATACCTGAAATTTTAGTTACTCATGCCCCAAATTACCTCAGAACAAAAATATTTAGAGATCTTAGGACTCTTGAGGAGATAGGTTTAACTGAAAAGCAAAACAATGAAATACACCTTAATCACCTAGGAAAAAAACTAGCAGAATATGTACAAGAGAGGGATCAAAAGCTTTATGAGGAATTAAAAAGTAAGAGGGAAGCAGAGAGTAATGCAATGCTCGAACTATACAAACAAGGCTTCTCCTATCAAGATATTGGAACTCAGTATAAGATAAGTCAAAACAGAGTGCGTCAACTTCTATCAAATAATCGTGACTTTCGTAATTATTTGATAGAAATAGAACAAAAAAAAGAAGCAGAGAGTAATGCAATGCTCGAACTATACAAACAAGGCTTCTCCTATCAACATATTGGAACTCAGTATAAGATAAGTAAACAGAGAGTGGGTCAAATTCTATCAAAAAATCGTGCCTTTCGGGATTATTTAATAGAAAAAAAACAAAAACAACAGGCAGAAGCTGAAACTCAAGAACAAGCTCAAAAAGAGAAAAAGAGACAAGAACAGCTAGGTAAAAGCTTAATTGTAGTCTATCCAGAACGTGTTGCTGAATTGTGGGACTATGAAAAAAACGGAGACCTCAGTCCTGCAGATGTGGGTACAGGAACAGGAAGTCTATCTCCTTGGTTTAAATGCCCAATTGATGGACATTCATGGCAGAAAAAACCAAACGATATTAGTACAAGTTGGCAGAGAGGGTCTAGTGGATGTCCTAAATGTGCTGGGAAAAAGAAAAAACCCGAGAAACAGCCGACTCTAATTGAAGAGTATTCTGAACTGATTTCCAAGTATTGGGACTACGAGAAAAATGATCGGCTAGGTCTTAACCCATCAGAAACAACTCTCAGCAGCAATAAGAGAGCATGGTTTAAATGTCCCCATGATGGCAATGTGTGGCAATCAAGCATTGTTTCGACAGTAAAGCAGCAGTGGTCAAAGGATAATACTGGTTGCCGAGTTTGTAATGGCACTGCTGAGCGTAAACGAGGTGAATGGAGCCGTAGAGAACCGATAGCTCTTGAATTTCCTGATGAGATTGCTAACTATTGGTTTTATAAAGCAAATGATGAGCTAAAAATAGATCCTATGAAGCTCACAACTGGCTCGGGAAAAGAAGCTTGGTTTAAATGTCCTATTGATGGACATGAATGGGTATCATCTCTTTCTCAAATTAAATCATGTTGGAAAAAAGGAAATAGCGGTTGTCCAGCTTGTAGAGGATTCATTGCCACTAAAACCACATCATTAATTTCTCTGTATCCTGATTATGTTAGCCAGTATTGGGACTACGAGAAAAATAATGCATTAGGTCTATCTCCTGACAAGGTAACTAAAGGCTCTCAAAAAGAAATATGGTTTAAATGTCCTATTGATGGATATGAATGGAAAACTAGGATAGGTGTTATTACTAAATCTGCTTGGAGTCGTGGAAATAGTGGATGCGCTCGTTGTTTTGGTTGGAGTCTGGAAGCAATTCGTCAATTTGTAGCAAGTTTAGAAGGATACATCCCCAACCTAACTCAAGCTGAATTGTATAAAATATTTGAGCAATCAGGTGCTTTAGGTACGCAAAATGCTGAAGGTCTCAAAATTGTTAAAGACATTATCAAGGGCAAACTCTCAGGGCAAAAACTACGAGATTTGATTCAGGGTAAAGAAGTCAAAACCTCTGGTGCTGACAGCAACTCAGATGATAATCTCAAAGCTGATGATGAATTGCAAGTTGTTGATGCTGCGAATTCATCTCAAACAACTCAAGGTTTTGAAACTAGCAGTGACTCTTCAGTACAAAGTGAAGAACCTAGTGAACTACCAAGAATCAAAGTCCAGAAAAGTCTAGAATTTTTGAACAGTCAAATAGTTGCGTCAGCCGATAAAGAAGCTATTGATTTCTTTATCGCTTCTAGACGTAATCGAATTTGGGCAGAAGTATTTGAAGATGAATCTGCCGTTGAAAGCGTAGAAGCTTTTACTGAAGAAGGTTATGGTCGTCAGGTGCGAGATCAGTTTCTCGATGAATATACCCAAGCCCAGAATATGCAGATTCCCACAGGCTGGGGATTTCGCATCAATGGCAAAATTACACCGCCAAACTTAATGCAAAAGCTATCAGCGGTGAGGCTTCGCAATCAACAGCGAATGTTAAACCTCTCCTTAACTGGAACGGGTAAAACCATTGGCGGGATTCTCAGCAGTCGAATTATTGACGCTCATCTCACCATTATTATTTGTCCACTAGACACGATTCCCAACTGGCATACAGAAATCAAAGAAGTATTTCCAGATAGTCTCGTGACAACCAAAAAGTTTAACCCTCATTGGATCGATATTGAGAGTGGACATCATTACATTATTTTGAACCATGAAATGTTTCAGCAGCCCTCAACCCCTGCTGATATTCGGCAACTACTAGACCGCTATCAAATTGATCTAATTATTGTTGACGAGATTCATCGCTGCAAACACCGCAATGACGATCCATCCAAACGTCGGCAGATGGTTCTCGCGCTAATCACCAATGCAACCGAGAAAAATCCTAATCTTCATGTGCTTGGCATGAGCGCAACACCTGTGATCAACAATCTCAAAGAAGGTAAAAGCTTGGTTGAATTAGTGACAGGCGTTGAACGTAAGGATCTTGGCGAAAAAGCCACACTCAACAACTGTATGCGTCTGCATCAAGCATTTGCAACTGTGGGCATCCGTTCTAAAGTCAAGCCCAAAATTAAAATCAATAAATTCACAATTCCCGTTGACTGTACTCACCTAGTTGACAAGATTCGGGAAGAGGGGACTTCCATCATCAAAATGGAACAGATTCTCACCAGTGCAAGGATTCCAGCGATTCTGAATGAACTTCGCCCAAAAACTATTGTTTACACTCATTACGTTGAGGGCATAGTCGATCAGCTAACAGCAGCAATTAAAGGCGCAGGATGGACAGTAGGTTTTCATATGGGTGGCGATAAAAGTGGACGCAACGATTTTATTAACGGCTCAATCGATGTTCTAATTGCTAGCAGTGCAATGGCTACAGGTGTTGATGGATTTCAAAAAGTGTGCGATCGGCTGATTTTGAATATTCCACCTTGGACAAGTGCCGAACTTGAGCAGCTAGAAGGGCGGTTAAATCGTCAAGGTCAAGTCCATGATACGCTCACAATTCTTATGCCCGTTACCTATGGTTTAGATGACGGCGAACATTGGAGTTGGGATGAAGGGCGATTAGCGAGACTGCAAAACAAACAGACAGTTGCCGATGCTGCCGTTGATGGTGTGATGCCTGATGGACAACTGCGAACAGAATCTCAAGCATTCCGCGATCTACGCCAATGGCTAGAACGCTTAAAAACTGGTGAGCAAAAGCCAATCGTTCGCCCCAGAATCTTTGTCCCTCTTTCAGACGCAGATCCCGCCGATGTTCAGCGCCGTAATATTAACTATGGTGACTTTAGCCGCATGAATGCTCGTTGGAATACTAGCTATAGTCACACCAACTATGAACGCTTACAGAATAATCCCGAAGAGTGGATGCAATACCACACACTCTATCAAGAAGCCAGAAAAACATGGTCTGTTCTTCCCTATCAAGAATCTATTAAATGGCTTCAAAAGCGCTCTGGTCTAGTTGTAGGGGATTTTGGTTGTGGTGAAGCACTGATTTCTAAAGCCTTAGCCGATAAACACACATTTCACAACTATGATTTCATTGCCATCAATGATAATGTCATCGAATGCGATGTAGCTCAAGTCCCCTTGGAAGATAGCTGTTTAGACGTTGCCATGTTTAATTTATCGCTCATGGGCTTAAACAGTGCTGATTACATCCGAGAAGCAGCCCGTACTCTTAAACTCGATGGACAGCTTTGGATTTACGAAGTAACTTCACATTTCAAAAATCTGCAAGAATTCCTCAGCTTGATTGAGAGACTAGGTTTTAGAATCATTGATTCACATGAAAATTGGAAATTCTGGCATATCAGAGCCATCAAATCCGAGTAA
- a CDS encoding FtsW/RodA/SpoVE family cell cycle protein — protein MAADIRRFIPFFDPSASQWAAEARWLRWLTFLWLFVGLTALFSASYPIANYEFGDGLYYFKRQLIAVAIGLAGFNLMVYSPLRYIMKTSQLGVLLLLGLLWLTLVPGVGTTINGATRWISLGPVPIIQPSELIKPFFVLQSARIFGNWSRLTNKVRLTWLLIFGAMLLGILLQPNLSTTALCGMTLWLVALAAGLPYLQLGATAMGGMLLAVLSISFREYQRRRIMSFLNPWADPMQDGYQLIQSLLAVGSGGIWGVGLGMSQQKLFYLPIQYSDFIFAVFAEEFGLVGGFSLLLMLAAYSTVALRVAMKARNSESQLVAIGVMVVMVGQSLLNIGVATGVLPTTGLPLPFFSYGGSSMLASLLLSGLLIRVARESSEADVVSLKGLRGKPGKPKLRSNNATTQTE, from the coding sequence ATGGCTGCTGACATTCGACGCTTCATTCCCTTTTTTGACCCCAGCGCGTCTCAATGGGCCGCTGAGGCCCGGTGGCTGAGGTGGCTGACTTTTCTGTGGCTGTTTGTAGGGCTGACAGCATTGTTTTCGGCTTCCTATCCCATTGCAAATTATGAATTTGGAGACGGCCTTTATTATTTTAAACGACAGCTAATCGCAGTGGCGATCGGGCTGGCCGGCTTTAACTTGATGGTGTACTCCCCACTGCGCTACATCATGAAAACATCTCAGTTAGGCGTTTTATTGCTGCTGGGATTGCTCTGGTTGACCTTAGTTCCGGGAGTGGGAACCACAATCAACGGGGCGACCCGCTGGATATCTCTGGGCCCGGTTCCGATTATTCAACCTTCTGAGTTGATCAAGCCGTTTTTTGTTCTCCAAAGCGCCCGCATTTTCGGCAACTGGTCCCGGTTGACGAATAAAGTTCGCTTAACTTGGCTGTTAATTTTCGGTGCAATGCTGTTGGGAATTTTGTTGCAGCCGAATTTAAGTACCACGGCTTTGTGCGGGATGACTTTGTGGTTGGTGGCTTTGGCTGCGGGCTTGCCTTACTTGCAGTTGGGCGCAACGGCTATGGGGGGAATGCTTTTAGCCGTTTTAAGTATTAGTTTTAGGGAATACCAGCGTCGCCGGATTATGTCTTTCCTCAATCCTTGGGCTGATCCGATGCAAGACGGCTATCAGTTGATTCAAAGTCTCCTGGCTGTGGGTTCTGGGGGCATTTGGGGTGTGGGTTTGGGGATGTCGCAGCAAAAGCTATTTTATTTGCCGATTCAGTACAGCGATTTTATTTTTGCTGTGTTTGCTGAGGAGTTTGGTTTGGTGGGAGGTTTCTCGCTGTTGCTGATGTTGGCAGCTTACTCTACTGTGGCGTTGAGGGTAGCGATGAAGGCTCGAAATAGTGAGAGTCAGTTGGTGGCGATTGGGGTGATGGTGGTGATGGTGGGACAGTCGCTGCTGAATATTGGGGTGGCGACGGGGGTTTTGCCGACTACGGGTTTGCCGCTGCCGTTTTTTAGTTATGGGGGTTCTTCGATGTTGGCAAGTTTGTTGTTGTCGGGGTTGCTGATTCGGGTGGCGAGGGAGAGTTCTGAGGCTGATGTGGTTTCTTTAAAGGGCCTTCGTGGAAAGCCGGGAAAGCCGAAGTTGCGATCGAACAACGCAACTACACAAACTGAATAA
- a CDS encoding photosystem I reaction center subunit XII, whose translation MRMFKVTACVPSQTRIRTQRELQNTYFTKLVPYDNWFREQQRIMKMGGRIIKVQLATGKPGANTGLL comes from the coding sequence ATGAGAATGTTTAAGGTGACTGCTTGCGTCCCCAGTCAAACTCGCATCCGCACTCAGCGCGAATTGCAAAATACCTATTTTACTAAGCTCGTTCCCTACGACAACTGGTTCCGGGAACAGCAAAGAATTATGAAAATGGGCGGCAGAATTATTAAAGTGCAACTGGCTACCGGTAAGCCCGGAGCTAATACAGGTTTACTTTAA
- a CDS encoding allophycocyanin gives MSIVTKSIVNADAEARYLSPGELDRIKSFVTSGERRVRIAQILSESRERIVKQAGDQLFQKRPDIVSPGGNAYGEEMTATCLRDMDYYLRLITYGIVAGDITPIEEIGIVGVREMYKSLGTPIEGVAEGIRAMKSAASSLLSGEDASEASSYFDYVIGAMQ, from the coding sequence ATGAGTATCGTCACCAAATCAATCGTCAACGCAGACGCCGAAGCTCGCTACTTGAGCCCAGGTGAATTAGATCGGATCAAGAGCTTCGTCACCTCTGGTGAACGCCGCGTCCGCATCGCCCAAATTTTGAGCGAATCCCGCGAACGCATCGTCAAGCAAGCAGGCGACCAACTTTTCCAAAAGCGCCCTGATATTGTTTCTCCCGGCGGCAACGCTTACGGCGAAGAAATGACCGCAACTTGCTTGCGCGACATGGATTACTACCTGCGTTTGATCACCTACGGAATCGTAGCTGGCGACATTACTCCGATCGAAGAAATCGGTATTGTCGGCGTCCGCGAAATGTACAAATCTCTCGGCACCCCGATTGAAGGCGTCGCCGAAGGCATTCGCGCTATGAAAAGTGCAGCAAGTTCGCTGCTGTCTGGAGAAGACGCTTCCGAAGCTTCCTCTTACTTCGACTACGTTATCGGTGCGATGCAGTAA